The Miscanthus floridulus cultivar M001 chromosome 17, ASM1932011v1, whole genome shotgun sequence genome has a window encoding:
- the LOC136517002 gene encoding RGG repeats nuclear RNA binding protein A-like, with product MASRNQFDLLGDVDNDDPAHLLAAAEKKATAAPKPAPAPSPAKLPTKPPPPAQAVREERSYGAPPRDGPGRGGPGRGRGGRGGRAGTRRDFGDADANGFEGGYGGGGGGFGDGVVARGENGEGRQAERGRGPRQPYRGGGRRGGYTDGQAGDEFGRPRRAYERHSGTGRGYEMKREGAGRGNWGTATDEGLAQDTVDAVNPEETSAMVEHKKPEDAPQSEVEKDKEGAENEEEEKEPEDKEMTLEEYEKVLEEKRKALFALKAEERKVEIDKELQSMQQLSVKKDADEVFIKLGSDKDLKKKENAEREERAKKSLSINEFLKPAEGERYYNPSNRGRGRGRGRGERGGFRGGYNGGFRGPAAAPTIEDQAQFPALA from the exons ATGGCGTCGAGGAACCAATTCGATCTCCTTGGAGACGTCGACAACGACGACCCCGCCCACCTCCTCGCAGCCGCCGAGAAGAAGGCGACCGCAGCGCCGAAGCCCGCGCCAGCGCCCTCGCCGGCCAAGCTGCCCACCAAGCCCCCGCCGCCCGCGCAAGCTG TGAGGGAAGAAAGGAGCTATGGTGCTCCACCGCGCGATGGTCCTGGACGTGGTGGTCCTGGACGCGGaagaggcggccgcggcggcaggGCCGGCACGAGGCGAGATTTTGGAGATGCTGATGCCAACGGCTTTGAGGGAGggtatggtggtggtggtggcggctttGGAGACGGTGTAGTTGCTCGCGGTGAAAATGGTGAGGGGAGGCAGGCAGAGAGGGGCCGTGGGCCCCGCCAGCCTTACCGTGGAGGTGGGCGCCGTGGCGGGTATACCGATGGGCAGGCTGGGGATGAGTTCGGACGTCCTCGCCGGGCATATGAGCGCCACAGCGGCACAGGCCGTGGTTACGAGATGAAGCGTGAAGGGGCTGGGCGTGGAAATTGGGGGACTGCGACTGATGAAGGCCTTGCACA GGACACTGTGGATGCCGTTAATCCTGAGGAGACTTCTGCCATGGTGGAGCATAAGAAACCTGAAGATGCACCACAGTCTGAGGttgagaaggacaaggagggtgcGGAGAATGAAGAGGAAGAAAAGGAACCTGAGGATAAG GAGATGACTTTGGAGGAATATGAAAAGGTACTGGAGGAAAAACGAAAAGCTTTATTTGCCCTCAAGGCTGAGGAGAGAAAAGTTGAAATTGACAAGGAGCTGCAGTCCATGCAACAATTGTCAGTTAAAAAGGATGCTGATGAAGTGTTTATCAAGCTG GGCTCTGACAAGGActtgaaaaagaaagaaaatgctGAAAGAGAAGAACGGGCCAAGAAG TCCCTGAGCATCAACGAATTCTTGAAGCCAGCTGAAGGTGAGAGGTACTATAACCCCAgtaaccgtggccgtggccgtggtagGGGTCGTGGTGAGCGTGGGGGGTTCCGTGGTGGTTACAATGGTGGTTTTCGGGGACCAGCTGCTGCTCCAACCATCGAAGACCAGGCTCAGTTCCCTGCCCTGGCCTAA
- the LOC136516148 gene encoding F-box protein At5g49610-like: protein MDHGAGAGAGTAEATTTSLQHLNDDMVAEILLRLPSASVFRCRAVCRAWRGITSSPGFVAAYARRRPLELIVQRHGANGVLDTIPLALGDEEEEARRCLHPGYPGCEIVPGLFNSGYSLVASCVDGGLLLFERFMHDVSLYLVCNPVSRQWVIVPLHSRRMTRPCALYVHRPSGEHRLLLLANDDECNGWGKWASHYVRSLEAAETRRLQGPAVTGIYMCDRMVIHSLEHRGRLHWLDDHPEAKATGTVLAFDTVSETFRRMARPPPLRNGNGNDHREFKGGGELSLCLLEMDGRLAVAAILGGSMDVWVLQDYDDDESWAHRHRVDCLPPPFLQTRWVINANAGQHKNNNNNDVIIVLQDSSGSWVGLYDLSNKRLLKQIQVISDPREDGRIFYSTHLNALLFRDTIQRHSFFDLRKSIFQFPDSDYSIFSEVLNLQCVI, encoded by the coding sequence ATGGATcatggcgccggcgccggcgccggcacggCTGAAGCGACGACGACGTCCCTGCAGCACCTGAACGACGACATGGTGGCCGAGATCCTGCTCCGCCTACCGTCGGCGTCCGTGTTCCGTTGCCGCGCCGTCTGCAGGGCATGGCGCGGCATCACCAGCAGCCCGGGGTTCGTGGCGGCCTATGCCCGGCGGCGGCCCCTGGAGCTCATCGTGCAACGCCATGGTGCCAACGGCGTGCTGGACACCATCCCGCTGGCGCtgggcgacgaggaggaggaggcccgCCGGTGCCTCCACCCCGGGTACCCCGGGTGCGAGATTGTGCCGGGTCTTTTCAACAGTGGCTACAGCTTGGTCGCCTCCTGCGTCGACGGCGGGCTCCTGCTGTTCGAGAGGTTCATGCACGATGTCTCGCTCTACCTGGTGTGCAACCCGGTGAGCCGGCAGTGGGTCATCGTGCCGCTTCACAGCAGAAGGATGACGCGGCCCTGCGCCCTGTACGTCCACCGGCCGTCCGGCGAGCACAGGCTGCTTCTACTCGCCAACGACGACGAGTGCAACGGCTGGGGCAAGTGGGCGTCGCACTACGTCCGCTCGCTCGAGGCTGCTGAGACCCGGCGGCTGCAGGGTCCGGCGGTGACAGGCATCTACATGTGCGACCGGATGGTAATCCACAGCCTTGAGCACCGCGGCAGGCTTCACTGGCTAGACGACCATCCGGAGGCGAAGGCCACCGGCACGGTCTTGGCGTTCGACACGGTGTCTGAGACGttccggcggatggcgcggccgccgccgctgagGAACGGGAACGGGAACGACCACCGCGAATTCAAAGGTGGTGGTGAGCTCTCGCTCTGCCTGCTGGAGATGGACGGGAGGCTGGCCGTGGCAGCCATCCTCGGTGGTTCCATGGACGTTTGGGTGCTCCaggactacgacgacgacgagagCTGGGCGCACCGCCACCGGGTAGACTGCCTGCCGCCGCCGTTTCTGCAAACGCGCTGGGTGATCAACGCCAACGCTGGTCAGCACAAGAATAACAACAACAATGACGTGATTATTGTTCTGCAAGACAGCAGCGGCAGTTGGGTGGGGCTATATGATCTTTCAAACAAGAGGCTGCTCAAGCAAATCCAGGTTATCAGTGATCCTCGGGAGGATGGGCGGATTTTTTATAGTACTCACCTAAATGCCCTCCTGTTCAGGGATACCATTCAGCGACACAGCTTCTTCGATCTTCGCAAGTCGATTTTCCAATTTCCAGACTCGGATTATAGCATCTTTTCTGAAGTCCTTAATTTGCAATGTGTGATCTAG